A part of Rattus rattus isolate New Zealand chromosome 4, Rrattus_CSIRO_v1, whole genome shotgun sequence genomic DNA contains:
- the Filip1l gene encoding filamin A-interacting protein 1-like, with the protein MVVDEQQRLTAQLALQRQKIRDLTTSAKETQGKLALAEARAQEEEQKASRLEKELQTQTTEFQQNQDKIMAKLTNEDSQNRQLRQKLAALSRQIDELEETNRSLRKAEEELQDIKEKINKGEYGDSGIMDEVDELRKRVLDMEGKDEELIKMEEQCRDLNKRLEKETVQSKDFKLEVDKLSIRIAALEKLEDALDKSKQECYSLKCNLEKEKMTTKQLSEELESLNARIKELEAIESRLEKTEITLKDDLTKLKTLTVMLVDERKTMSEKLKQTEDKLQTTASQLQAEQNKVTTVTEKLIEETKRALKSKTDAEEKMYSVTKERDDLRNKLKAEEEKGHDLLSKVTVLKNRLQSLEAIEKEFVKNKLNQDSSKSTAALHQENNKIKELSQEVEKLKLKLKDMKAIEDDLMKTEDEYETLERRYANERDKAQFLSQELEHAKMELAKYKLAEKTESSHEQWLFRRLQEEEAKSGHLSREVDALKEKIHEYMATEDLICHLQGDHSVLQKKLNQQENRNRDLGREIENLTKELERYRHFSKSLRPSPNGRRICDPQVFSKEVQTEAADSEPPDYKSLIPLERPVINGQLYEEKEDQDDNPNEEESVLSFRCSPSTSLPMNRKLWIPWMKSKEGHPQNGKIQTRSNGNFVQPGDLVLSHTPGQPLHIKVTPDHTQNTATLEITSPTTESPHSYTSTAVIPNCGTPKQRITILQNASITPVKSKSSTESLMNLEQSMPPVTMATFARAQTPESCGSVTPERTMSPIQVLAMTGSPSSPEQGCSPEPIEISAKHAIFRVSPDRQSSWQFQRSNSNSSSVITTEDNKIHIHLGSPYMQAVAGPVRPASPSAPLQDNRTQGLTNGALNKTTNKVTSSITITPTATPLPRQSQITVSNIYN; encoded by the coding sequence ATGGTTGTGGATGAACAACAACGGCTTACAGCTCAACTCGCCCTTCAAAGACAGAAAATCCGAGATCTGACCACAAGTGCAAAGGAAACACAGGGTAAACTAGCCCTTGCTGAAGCCAGAGCTCAGGAAGAAGAGCAGAAGGCATCTAGGCTAGAAAAAGAACTGCAAACACAGACCACAGAGTTTCAGCAAAACCAAGACAAAATTATGGCAAAGCTCACCAACGAGGACAGTCAAAACCGCCAACTCCGACAGAAGCTGGCAGCACTCAGCCGGCAAATTGATGAGTTAGAAGAGACCAACAGGTCTTTACGAAAAGCCGAGGAAGAGCTgcaagatataaaagaaaaaataaacaagggagAATATGGAGACTCTGGTATCATGGATGAAGTGGATGAGCTCAGGAAGCGCGTGCTGGATATGGAGGGGAAAGACGAGGAGCTCATAAAAATGGAGGAGCAGTGCAGAGACCTCAATAAGAGGCTTGAGAAAGAGACAGTACAGAGTAAAGACTTCAAACTAGAGGTTGACAAACTTAGTATAAGGATCGCGGCTCTGGAAAAATTAGAAGATGCTttagacaaaagcaaacaagaatgCTACTCTCTGAAATGcaatttagagaaagaaaagatgaccACAAAGCAGTTGTCGGAAGAGCTGGAGAGTTTAAATGCCAGAATCAAAGAACTGGAAGCCATCGAAAGCCGGCTGGAAAAGACAGAAATCACACTAAAGGATGACTTAACTAAACTGAAAACATTAACTGTAATGCTTGTGGATGAACGAAAAACAATGAgtgaaaaattaaagcaaacGGAAGATAAGTTACAAACCACCGCCTCTCAGCTCCAAGCAGAGCAAAATAAAGTGACAACAGTGACTGAGAAGTTAATTGAGGAAACCAAGAGAGCACTCAAGTCCAAAACTGATGCAGAAGAGAAGATGTACAGTGTAACCAAGGAAAGAGATGACCTCAGAAATAAACTCaaggcagaagaagagaaaggacacGATCTCTTGTCAAAAGTTACTGTACTGAAAAACAGGCTTCAGTCACTGGAAGCAATTGAGAAAGAGTTcgtgaaaaacaaattaaaccaGGACTCCAGTAAGTCCACAGCAGCATTACACCAAGAAAACAATAAGATTAAGGAGCTCTCTCAAGAAGTGGAAAAGCTAAAACTGAAGCTAAAAGATATGAAAGCCATTGAGGATGACCTTATGAAAACAGAGGATGAGTATGAGACCTTAGAACGGAGGTATGCTAACGAGAGAGACAAGGCTCAGTTTCTGTCTCAAGAGCTGGAACATGCTAAAATGGAACTTGCCAAGTACAAGTTAGCGGAAAAGACAGAGTCCAGCCATGAGCAGTGGCTTTTCAGGAGGCTCCAGGAAGAAGAAGCGAAATCAGGCCACCTGTCAAGAGAAGTGGACGCATTAAAGGAGAAAATTCACGAGTACATGGCAACAGAGGACCTCATTTGTCACCTCCAGGGAGACCACTCTGTTCTGCAAAAGAAACTAAaccaacaggaaaacaggaacagAGATTTGGGAAGAGAGATTGAAAACCTCACTAAAGAGTTAGAAAGGTATCGGCATTTTAGTAAGAGCCTCCGGCCTAGTCCCAACGGAAGAAGAATCTGTGACCCACAAGTATTTTCTAAAGAAGTTCAAACGGAAGCAGCAGACAGTGAGCCTCCAGACTACAAGAGCCTCATTCCTCTGGAGAGACCAGTGATCAATGGTCAGTTgtatgaggagaaggaggaccaGGATGACAACCCTAACGAGGAGGAGTCCGTGCTGTCCTTTAGATGCAGCCCGTCTACTTCTCTTCCTATGAACAGGAAACTGTGGATTCCTTGGATGAAATCCAAGGAGGGCCATCCTCAGAATGGAAAAATACAAACTAGGTCCAATGGCAACTTTGTACAACCTGGAGATCTAGTTCTAAGTCACACACCTGGGCAGCCACTTCACATAAAGGTTACTCCGGACCACACGCAAAATACGGCCACTCTTGAGATCACAAGTCCAACCACAGAGAGTCCTCACTCCTACACCAGCACAGCAGTGATACCAAACTGTGGCACCCCAAAGCAAAGGATTACCATTCTCCAAAATGCCTCTATCACACCAGTTAAGTCCAAAAGCTCTACGGAAAGCCTTATGAACTTAGAGCAAAGCATGCCCCCAGTTACCATGGCAACCTTTGCCAGAGCACAGACCCCGGAGTCCTGTGGTTCTGTGACTCCAGAACGGACAATGTCACCTATTCAGGTTTTGGCTATGACTGGTTCACCTAGTTCTCCTGAGCAAGGCTGCTCTCCAGAGCCGATAGAGATCAGCGCCAAGCATGCAATTTTCAGAGTCTCACCAGACCGGCAGTCATCATGGCAGTTTCAACGTTCAAACAGTAACAGTTCAAGTGTGATAACTACTGAGGATAATAAAATCCACATTCACTTAGGAAGTCCTTACATGCAAGCTGTGGCTGGCCCCGTGAGACCTGCCAGCCCTTCAGCACCACTGCAGGATAACAGAACTCAAGGCTTAACTAATGGGGcactaaacaaaacaaccaataaaGTCACCAGCAGTATTACTATCACACCAACAGCCACACCTCTTCCTCGACAATCACAAATTACAGTAAGTAATATATATAACTGA